The following coding sequences are from one Mesorhizobium onobrychidis window:
- a CDS encoding cupin domain-containing protein produces the protein MRKSTFSRTELSRAFGIDMATLGTGSAGTGFSFGKVGPGVTSEPHRHDEIEAFVVLSGVGKVTTDLGEISVKAGDVVLFHPFEAHVLRNDGDEDLNFVDVYWREGKAALDAAAKVATPRRPIFVFSTPPTPNGDLHLGHLSGPYFGADVYTRFLRMKGAEAYHLTGSDDYQSYVATRADADQSTPSKGKRGANLFRVVAGRKLWTSQSRSDVGR, from the coding sequence ATGCGCAAATCCACGTTTTCTCGAACGGAGTTGTCGCGGGCGTTCGGCATCGACATGGCCACGCTCGGAACGGGAAGCGCTGGCACGGGGTTTTCATTCGGAAAGGTTGGACCAGGCGTCACATCCGAGCCCCATCGGCACGACGAAATCGAGGCCTTCGTGGTCCTGTCTGGCGTGGGCAAGGTCACGACCGACCTTGGGGAAATCTCGGTCAAAGCCGGCGACGTCGTTCTGTTTCATCCTTTTGAAGCGCATGTGCTGCGCAACGATGGGGACGAAGATCTAAATTTCGTCGATGTCTACTGGCGTGAAGGCAAGGCCGCCCTCGATGCCGCTGCGAAGGTCGCGACTCCGCGCCGGCCGATCTTCGTCTTTTCCACGCCACCGACGCCTAATGGCGATCTGCATTTAGGGCATCTTTCTGGCCCTTATTTTGGCGCCGATGTCTACACACGTTTCCTGCGCATGAAAGGGGCCGAAGCCTATCACCTGACTGGAAGCGACGATTACCAGAGCTACGTCGCCACGCGTGCCGACGCCGATCAATCGACGCCCTCAAAGGGCAAGCGTGGTGCGAATCTCTTCCGCGTAGTGGCGGGTAGGAAGCTGTGGACCTCGCAGTCAAGAAGTGACGTTGGGCGATAA
- a CDS encoding phytanoyl-CoA dioxygenase family protein, producing MLTDAQREKWQKDGYVRLERFFDPAALEHISSFVEDVSRWDVSDDKWLMWFEKTTDNRKITSKVENFLDFHDPLRRLLLEDRRIQSAVEDLLGEDSRRLKELLIFHYPDSGGYRPHQDIYHIPHRLPERMVHAVVAIGIDDSDPDNGGLFFSPGNHKKGVFPMDAGGVIDPEVAEMFSWEPVVWKAGDIFIFDDYAPHYSLPNKSNRSRRTLYLVFQRASTGGPIRAEYNVLKRALNPPEGKVAFLDKLKPPNGIFYRD from the coding sequence ATGTTGACTGATGCACAAAGAGAAAAGTGGCAGAAAGACGGATATGTCAGGCTCGAAAGGTTCTTCGATCCCGCAGCTCTGGAACATATCTCCAGCTTTGTTGAAGATGTATCACGCTGGGATGTCAGCGATGATAAATGGCTCATGTGGTTCGAGAAAACGACGGACAATCGAAAGATCACCTCTAAGGTCGAGAATTTTCTGGACTTCCATGATCCATTGCGTCGTTTGCTCCTAGAAGATCGGCGCATACAGTCTGCGGTCGAGGACTTGCTTGGCGAAGATTCGCGCAGGCTCAAGGAGTTGCTGATTTTCCACTATCCCGACAGCGGCGGCTATCGCCCGCATCAGGACATTTACCACATTCCACACAGACTGCCCGAGCGGATGGTCCATGCGGTCGTTGCGATTGGCATTGACGACTCCGACCCGGACAACGGCGGGCTTTTCTTCAGCCCCGGCAACCACAAGAAGGGGGTCTTTCCCATGGATGCTGGCGGGGTGATCGATCCTGAAGTCGCCGAAATGTTTTCCTGGGAACCCGTAGTATGGAAGGCGGGCGACATCTTCATCTTCGACGATTATGCACCGCATTACTCACTACCGAACAAAAGCAATCGTTCGCGGCGGACACTCTACTTGGTGTTTCAGCGTGCTTCAACCGGTGGACCGATCCGCGCTGAATATAACGTGCTTAAGCGCGCCCTCAACCCGCCCGAGGGCAAAGTGGCCTTTCTCGACAAACTCAAGCCCCCAAACGGCATTTTTTATCGAGATTGA
- a CDS encoding lysine N(6)-hydroxylase/L-ornithine N(5)-oxygenase family protein: MELSCVGVGAGPSNLSLACQIHEQIGQGALFLDRQVDFRWHPGSAFDSSELQVSHFKDLVMLVNPRSAYTFVNYLHENGRLYHFLNAQFEAVLRTEFEQYLNWTFQRNPLVRGGETVREIRFDGEFRVRTDNAVLGARNVAVGIGKQAHIPPQFQGWTGRNLFHSSELLHICPEVHKKHVCVVGGGQSGAEVLLHLVGRTKERRPRSITWVSQRENYLPIDNSPFTNELFMPCFSDRFAAMSESQRKLFLRRFMLASDGISESTLRAIYQALYRHAFLEPNRCEITLRPGCTVSHCINAGAGHRLTLQHGMEEIEEVTADIVILATGYENAVPGFLEPMADRLEKIDNELAIREDFSVCWDGPHDRRIFVQNASLGQRGLADPNLSLLAWRARRILDSLLGRAPRANPEHPGFISPTSVESWSDTVAEEMGSGI; encoded by the coding sequence GTGGAACTCTCTTGCGTTGGAGTGGGTGCTGGGCCTTCCAATTTGAGCCTGGCGTGTCAGATACACGAGCAAATTGGGCAAGGGGCACTGTTCTTGGATCGGCAAGTCGACTTCCGCTGGCACCCAGGCAGCGCATTCGATTCCTCGGAGCTCCAGGTCAGCCACTTCAAGGATCTGGTCATGCTGGTGAATCCGCGATCAGCCTACACTTTCGTAAACTACCTGCACGAGAACGGGCGTCTGTACCACTTCCTGAATGCACAGTTCGAGGCTGTGCTCAGAACTGAGTTCGAGCAATACCTGAACTGGACCTTCCAAAGGAATCCGCTCGTCCGCGGCGGCGAGACGGTGCGCGAAATCCGCTTTGACGGCGAGTTTCGGGTTCGCACCGATAACGCGGTTCTCGGCGCCAGGAACGTCGCGGTCGGCATTGGCAAGCAGGCGCATATTCCGCCTCAGTTTCAGGGCTGGACTGGACGCAACCTGTTCCACTCATCTGAATTACTGCACATTTGTCCGGAGGTGCACAAAAAGCATGTCTGCGTGGTCGGCGGGGGACAGTCCGGAGCCGAAGTGCTGTTGCACCTTGTTGGCCGGACGAAAGAACGGCGGCCTCGATCGATCACTTGGGTTTCGCAGCGCGAAAACTACCTGCCCATCGACAACAGCCCGTTCACAAACGAGTTGTTCATGCCCTGCTTTTCGGATCGTTTCGCGGCAATGAGCGAGTCGCAGCGCAAGCTGTTCCTGCGGCGCTTCATGCTTGCTTCGGACGGCATTTCGGAAAGCACATTGCGCGCGATCTATCAGGCGCTATACCGCCACGCGTTTCTAGAGCCAAACCGATGCGAAATCACACTGCGGCCGGGCTGCACTGTCTCGCACTGCATCAACGCCGGCGCGGGCCACAGACTCACCCTGCAGCACGGCATGGAGGAGATCGAAGAAGTCACGGCCGACATCGTCATCCTGGCCACCGGTTACGAGAACGCGGTGCCAGGCTTCTTGGAACCGATGGCGGACCGGCTGGAAAAGATCGACAACGAATTGGCTATTCGCGAAGATTTTTCGGTGTGCTGGGACGGACCGCATGACAGACGCATCTTCGTACAGAACGCGAGCCTAGGACAACGTGGGCTGGCTGATCCGAATCTAAGCCTGCTGGCCTGGCGAGCGCGTCGCATCCTCGACAGTCTTCTGGGGCGCGCGCCGCGCGCCAACCCCGAGCATCCCGGCTTCATCAGCCCTACCTCTGTCGAGAGCTGGTCCGACACCGTCGCAGAAGAAATGGGCAGCGGGATATGA
- a CDS encoding ABC transporter ATP-binding protein, with protein sequence MNRFPVHQRGATSRGVLAFTVHHWHRQPARLAIIMAAMLASTLADVLMPIYSGRLIDAVAAGAAVAAPTWDSALAAFSVPIALALAAIAMRHIAFIGITDLLLKMMSDVANEAFHHVQRFSTDWHANTFAGSTVRKITRGMWALDLLNSTILLALFPSFIILIGSTAVLGWHWLIMGVIFAYGSLIYLAFSISLALSYVAPAASLAKRWDTRLGGALADAVSCNAVVKGFGAEVREDERLANIMTKWRHRTRRSWVRGTIIGSTQGVTLVALRVAVIGYALLLWTHGQATPGEIAYVVTSFIILQGYLRDAGMHVRNVQRSVNDMEELVAIHNQPLGVADSPEAKPIRITKGRIDFENVHFRYGNHPLPLYSECSLSIEAGERVGLVGPSGSGKTTFVKLIQRLYDLSGGRILIDGQDVSEVTQESLRSQIAIVQQEPILFHRSLAENIAYGRPGASQADIEQAARLASAHEFIAPLPKGYGTLVGERGVKLSGGERQRVAIARAFLANAPILILDEATSSLDSESEVLIQNAMDRLMVGRTTLVIAHRLSTVRALDRLLVFDRGRIIEDGDHAALIGLDGGIYRRLFERQALELAKGLA encoded by the coding sequence ATGAACCGTTTCCCCGTCCATCAGCGCGGCGCCACTTCTCGTGGTGTTCTCGCCTTCACTGTGCACCACTGGCACAGGCAGCCGGCCCGGCTCGCGATCATCATGGCCGCAATGCTCGCCTCCACGCTGGCTGACGTGCTGATGCCGATCTATTCGGGCCGTCTCATCGATGCTGTTGCAGCTGGCGCTGCTGTGGCAGCACCAACTTGGGATTCGGCCCTTGCAGCCTTCTCTGTACCGATTGCGCTAGCGCTCGCTGCCATCGCCATGCGCCACATCGCCTTCATTGGCATTACCGACCTTTTGCTGAAGATGATGTCCGATGTCGCGAACGAAGCGTTCCATCATGTCCAGCGCTTTTCGACAGACTGGCATGCGAACACCTTCGCCGGCTCGACAGTGCGCAAGATAACGCGCGGCATGTGGGCGCTGGACCTCCTAAACAGCACTATACTACTCGCGCTGTTTCCGTCCTTTATCATTCTTATAGGTTCGACGGCAGTGCTCGGCTGGCACTGGCTGATCATGGGCGTGATCTTTGCTTACGGCTCCCTCATCTACCTTGCATTTTCGATTTCGCTGGCGCTCAGCTATGTCGCGCCGGCGGCGAGCCTTGCTAAAAGATGGGACACAAGGCTCGGCGGCGCGCTTGCGGATGCGGTTAGCTGCAACGCTGTGGTCAAAGGCTTCGGCGCGGAGGTCCGCGAAGACGAGCGGCTCGCAAATATCATGACCAAATGGCGGCACCGCACGCGCCGGAGTTGGGTGCGCGGAACGATCATCGGCTCAACCCAAGGCGTCACTTTGGTTGCGCTCAGGGTGGCGGTGATCGGATATGCCCTGCTTCTGTGGACTCACGGACAGGCAACGCCGGGCGAGATAGCATATGTTGTCACGTCCTTCATCATCCTACAGGGCTATCTGCGTGATGCCGGCATGCATGTCCGGAACGTGCAGCGCTCGGTTAATGATATGGAAGAACTGGTTGCCATCCACAACCAGCCGCTCGGGGTTGCTGACAGTCCAGAGGCCAAGCCGATCCGGATCACGAAGGGCCGCATCGATTTCGAGAACGTCCATTTCCGCTACGGCAACCATCCTCTGCCGCTCTATAGCGAATGTTCGCTGTCGATTGAGGCTGGCGAAAGGGTCGGGTTGGTTGGTCCCTCCGGTTCCGGCAAGACAACATTCGTGAAGCTCATCCAGAGACTCTATGACCTGAGCGGCGGCCGGATCCTGATAGACGGCCAGGACGTCTCCGAGGTGACGCAAGAGTCGCTTCGTTCGCAGATCGCAATCGTGCAGCAAGAGCCAATCCTGTTTCACAGGTCGCTCGCCGAGAACATTGCCTATGGCCGGCCTGGCGCGAGCCAGGCCGACATCGAGCAAGCGGCACGACTGGCCAGTGCGCACGAATTCATCGCGCCCCTGCCGAAAGGCTATGGGACATTGGTCGGCGAACGAGGCGTGAAGCTCTCCGGCGGCGAGCGCCAGCGGGTGGCGATCGCGCGCGCCTTCCTCGCGAATGCGCCGATCCTCATCCTGGACGAGGCCACATCGAGCCTCGATTCGGAATCCGAGGTTCTCATTCAAAATGCAATGGATCGGTTGATGGTTGGTCGGACCACGCTTGTCATCGCACACCGGCTGTCGACGGTCCGCGCGCTCGATCGGCTGCTCGTCTTCGATCGTGGCCGCATTATTGAGGACGGCGATCATGCCGCGCTGATCGGTCTCGATGGCGGCATTTACCGCCGCCTCTTTGAACGGCAGGCGTTGGAACTAGCGAAGGGCCTTGCCTGA
- a CDS encoding 1-aminocyclopropane-1-carboxylate deaminase has product MLEKFERYPLTFGPTPIERLGRLGQHLGDKVEIYAKREDCNSGLAFGGNKLRKLEYIIPDAIASDADTLVTVGGVQSNHTRMVAAVAAKIGMKCLLVQESWVPHADVVYDRVGNILLSRIMGAEVRLVDEGFDIGIRHSWEKALYEVKARGGRPYAIPAGASVHPYGGLGYVGFAEEVRAQEKQLGFAFDYIVVCAVTGSTHAGMIVGFALDGRQRNVIGVDASATPAKTKAQVLSIAQHTAMLVELGTELVDDDVVLLEDYAYPGYGIPSEETKEAIRLCARLEGMITDPVYEGKSMQGMIDLVQRGFFPQGSRVLYAHLGGAPAINGYGYTFRNG; this is encoded by the coding sequence ATGCTGGAAAAATTCGAACGCTATCCGCTCACCTTTGGGCCCACGCCCATCGAGAGGCTCGGCCGCCTCGGCCAGCATCTGGGCGACAAGGTAGAAATCTACGCCAAACGCGAGGACTGCAACTCCGGTCTCGCGTTTGGCGGAAACAAGCTGCGCAAGCTCGAATACATCATCCCCGATGCGATCGCGTCAGATGCCGATACGCTCGTCACCGTCGGCGGCGTGCAGTCCAACCACACTCGGATGGTCGCAGCGGTCGCCGCCAAGATCGGCATGAAATGTCTCCTGGTTCAGGAGAGCTGGGTCCCACATGCAGATGTTGTCTATGACCGGGTCGGCAACATTCTTCTGAGCCGCATCATGGGCGCAGAGGTGCGCCTGGTCGACGAGGGCTTTGACATCGGCATCCGCCATAGTTGGGAAAAGGCGCTTTATGAGGTCAAGGCAAGGGGCGGCAGACCTTATGCGATACCAGCCGGGGCGTCTGTTCACCCGTACGGCGGCCTCGGCTATGTCGGGTTCGCCGAGGAGGTGCGCGCCCAGGAGAAACAGCTTGGGTTTGCCTTCGACTACATTGTCGTTTGCGCTGTCACTGGTTCAACGCATGCCGGCATGATCGTCGGGTTTGCCTTGGACGGTCGACAGCGCAACGTGATCGGTGTCGATGCCTCTGCCACCCCCGCAAAGACAAAGGCGCAGGTGCTTAGCATTGCCCAACATACGGCGATGCTCGTCGAGCTCGGAACGGAACTCGTCGACGATGACGTGGTGTTGCTCGAGGACTACGCGTACCCGGGTTATGGCATTCCATCCGAGGAAACGAAGGAGGCGATCCGTCTATGCGCGCGGCTCGAGGGCATGATTACCGATCCCGTTTACGAGGGCAAATCGATGCAAGGGATGATCGATCTCGTCCAGAGGGGCTTCTTTCCACAGGGATCGAGGGTCCTCTACGCACATCTCGGCGGCGCGCCGGCGATCAACGGGTACGGCTACACCTTTCGCAACGGCTGA
- a CDS encoding exopolysaccharide production repressor protein, whose product MIWRTNQENALHFISFCRLLGLVLCSNALIVYFAADSIRLAVVTTLACSLLLQVGYFGSVLFSIWRSSRACTARHRGHHVDGFKEARYQSPDSDQLRNQISAVSQLPSIALLLWGAVARAVLSRHHFGSL is encoded by the coding sequence ATGATCTGGCGGACAAACCAGGAGAACGCGTTGCACTTCATATCCTTTTGTCGGCTCCTGGGGCTGGTCCTGTGCAGCAATGCGTTGATTGTTTACTTCGCTGCGGATTCGATCCGACTGGCAGTCGTCACGACGCTGGCATGTTCGCTGCTGCTTCAGGTCGGCTATTTCGGCAGCGTGCTCTTTTCTATCTGGCGGTCTAGCCGCGCTTGCACAGCTCGCCACAGGGGCCATCATGTCGATGGTTTCAAGGAAGCTCGATATCAGTCGCCTGACTCTGATCAGCTGCGGAATCAAATTTCAGCTGTGTCCCAGCTGCCCAGCATAGCGCTGTTGCTTTGGGGCGCGGTCGCCAGAGCAGTGCTCAGTCGACATCACTTTGGATCGCTCTGA
- the fdxB gene encoding ferredoxin III, nif-specific, with translation MRRTFTTCDGSIWMPSYLTFIDRKICIGCGRCFKVCSRDVMHLHGVDDAGEILGPCDDDDDDFDGELNRMIMVVDDAGRCIGCGACGRVCPKNCQTHVAADELAA, from the coding sequence ATGAGGCGCACGTTCACCACTTGTGACGGCTCCATTTGGATGCCGTCGTACCTGACCTTCATCGACCGCAAGATCTGCATCGGCTGCGGCCGTTGTTTCAAAGTCTGCTCGCGCGATGTCATGCATCTTCACGGCGTCGATGACGCGGGTGAAATCCTCGGCCCCTGCGATGACGATGACGACGATTTCGACGGCGAGCTCAATCGCATGATCATGGTTGTCGATGATGCCGGCCGCTGCATCGGCTGCGGAGCCTGCGGCCGAGTCTGCCCAAAGAACTGCCAGACGCATGTCGCGGCCGACGAGCTCGCAGCATGA
- a CDS encoding CCE_0567 family metalloprotein: MSDLEMRKKVRKLQLRSAIAKMALHELVEDLPVKWTEIQEVAEKTHALYAELDAAKRELSTMKNVR, translated from the coding sequence ATGTCAGACCTAGAGATGAGGAAGAAAGTCCGAAAGCTTCAGTTGCGTTCAGCTATTGCCAAGATGGCATTGCATGAACTTGTCGAGGATCTTCCGGTCAAGTGGACCGAGATACAAGAAGTTGCCGAGAAAACCCACGCCCTTTATGCCGAGTTGGATGCTGCCAAGCGAGAGCTCTCGACAATGAAGAATGTACGATGA
- a CDS encoding DUF269 domain-containing protein — MPHAPVGPAVNKDDEALARPFVKCLLRLIRTQDSFGLWEGNSDAELLAEFIITKEQRHATPVIGDHDPDALWRLDMFYTAVALAIEERSGVSTSTIIGMKPVGASGGWSVCRDVHRFGFETFRKLAEAGTKLVDDATAATRSLARDSARKEKHCSRKDLCQT; from the coding sequence ATGCCTCATGCACCGGTTGGCCCTGCTGTCAACAAGGACGACGAGGCCCTTGCTCGCCCGTTCGTCAAATGCCTCCTGCGGCTGATCCGTACTCAGGATTCCTTCGGGTTATGGGAAGGCAATTCGGACGCCGAGCTGCTGGCCGAATTCATCATCACCAAGGAACAGCGACATGCGACCCCGGTCATCGGCGATCACGATCCGGACGCGCTGTGGAGGCTCGACATGTTTTACACCGCCGTGGCGCTTGCGATCGAGGAGCGCTCCGGCGTGTCGACGTCGACAATAATTGGAATGAAACCCGTGGGGGCTTCGGGAGGTTGGTCGGTTTGTCGAGACGTCCACCGGTTCGGCTTCGAGACCTTCCGCAAACTCGCTGAGGCCGGTACGAAACTGGTCGACGATGCAACTGCAGCTACTCGAAGCCTAGCCAGAGATAGCGCGCGTAAAGAAAAGCATTGTTCGAGGAAGGATCTATGTCAGACCTAG
- a CDS encoding TlpA disulfide reductase family protein, whose product MELRMGSPAPPIKVENWLRGEPLTNFQTGKVYLVEFWATWCGPCVTGMPHLIELQEKYEDSGFEVVGVAAFEQGPTADEARTRLDTWLTEKFSNLNYRIAFDHTGEMKRLWMEPSSSLGIPASFVVDRDGHIAFIGHPAHLDDVLPKVLNGSWRSSYEAKAADAKRIANNQSRARERSIYAKLRPAMQAEDWTAALLAIEEGLALMPDSYDFRLTHADLLLHKLRDMQTGMPLMRKLVEDAIDKTSEAVSWMALALNQLFDPSMDNSHLPRAERFAMGNKLSEQILTLNPPQGDGPFKYRLYLPVAQYYYESGNKDRAIELIEVAIKSLDHLGPISDRAKQHYLTPLLQALANYTGEPACHADLCVAPQNKASETQNAVTS is encoded by the coding sequence ATGGAACTGCGTATGGGGTCCCCGGCTCCTCCGATCAAAGTGGAGAACTGGCTGCGTGGCGAGCCCCTCACGAACTTTCAAACCGGCAAGGTTTACCTCGTTGAATTCTGGGCGACTTGGTGCGGACCATGTGTAACGGGCATGCCCCATTTAATTGAACTGCAAGAGAAATATGAAGACAGCGGATTTGAGGTCGTCGGAGTTGCCGCTTTCGAACAGGGCCCAACCGCAGACGAGGCGCGGACCAGGTTGGATACCTGGCTGACCGAGAAGTTCTCGAATCTGAATTATCGAATCGCGTTCGATCACACAGGTGAAATGAAGCGACTGTGGATGGAACCCAGTTCTTCACTCGGGATTCCCGCCTCGTTCGTGGTCGACCGCGACGGCCACATCGCTTTTATCGGCCACCCGGCGCATCTCGATGACGTTTTGCCGAAAGTCCTCAACGGCAGCTGGCGCAGCAGCTATGAAGCGAAAGCCGCCGATGCAAAGCGAATCGCAAATAACCAAAGTAGAGCGCGCGAACGGTCAATATACGCCAAACTTCGGCCGGCGATGCAGGCCGAGGATTGGACGGCGGCACTCTTGGCCATCGAAGAAGGCCTCGCCTTGATGCCAGACTCTTACGATTTCCGGCTGACTCATGCGGATTTACTGCTTCACAAGCTGCGCGACATGCAGACCGGCATGCCGCTCATGCGAAAATTAGTCGAGGACGCGATCGACAAAACGTCCGAGGCCGTGTCTTGGATGGCCTTGGCCCTGAACCAACTCTTCGATCCCTCGATGGACAATTCCCATCTTCCGCGCGCTGAGCGCTTTGCGATGGGCAACAAGCTCTCGGAACAGATACTGACACTAAATCCCCCACAAGGCGATGGCCCGTTTAAATACCGCCTGTACCTCCCGGTTGCCCAGTATTATTACGAGAGCGGCAACAAAGATCGCGCGATCGAGTTGATCGAGGTGGCAATCAAATCGCTGGACCATCTGGGGCCAATATCGGACCGCGCCAAACAGCACTACCTTACCCCATTGCTCCAAGCACTGGCCAACTACACGGGTGAGCCTGCCTGTCACGCGGATCTTTGTGTGGCTCCGCAAAACAAGGCATCCGAAACTCAAAACGCAGTCACTTCCTGA
- a CDS encoding acetoacetate decarboxylase: MHQDTVRGSAFAMPLTSPAYPAGPYRFRNREYLIITYRTDPQKLRDLVPEPLQVCEPLVKFEFIRMPDSTGFGDYTEGGQVIPVSFCGRRGSYTHCMFLDDHPPIAGGRELWGFPKKLASPTLRTETDTLVGTLDYGPVRVATGTMGYKHRAADLASVKASLAEPNFLLKIIPHVDGTPRICELVEYHLEDVHLRGAWTGPAALNLWSHALAPVAELPVLEVVSAVHLVADLTLALGKVVHDYLAEAEPRHRKGRNMNFTMISH, from the coding sequence ATGCACCAAGATACCGTCCGTGGGAGTGCTTTCGCCATGCCCCTGACCAGCCCGGCCTACCCGGCCGGCCCATATCGCTTCCGCAACCGGGAGTATCTGATCATCACATATCGCACCGATCCGCAGAAACTGCGCGACCTTGTGCCGGAGCCGCTTCAGGTGTGCGAGCCTCTGGTCAAATTCGAGTTCATTCGCATGCCGGACTCGACGGGCTTCGGCGACTACACGGAAGGCGGACAGGTCATCCCTGTCTCCTTCTGTGGCCGCAGGGGGAGCTACACCCACTGCATGTTTCTCGACGACCATCCGCCGATAGCGGGCGGACGCGAGCTTTGGGGCTTTCCCAAGAAGCTCGCTAGCCCGACGCTCCGAACGGAGACGGATACCCTTGTTGGCACGCTGGACTACGGGCCGGTCCGCGTCGCGACGGGTACCATGGGCTACAAGCACCGAGCCGCGGATCTTGCGAGCGTGAAGGCCTCGCTCGCTGAACCGAACTTCCTCCTCAAAATCATCCCGCATGTCGACGGCACGCCGCGCATCTGTGAGCTCGTGGAATATCATCTGGAGGACGTCCATCTGAGGGGCGCCTGGACCGGACCGGCAGCCCTGAACCTCTGGTCGCATGCGCTTGCCCCCGTCGCCGAACTGCCGGTGCTGGAAGTAGTCTCGGCCGTACACCTCGTCGCAGATCTCACGCTCGCGCTCGGGAAGGTCGTCCACGACTATCTCGCGGAAGCCGAGCCTCGCCATCGGAAAGGAAGAAACATGAACTTTACAATGATATCTCATTGA
- the pyrE gene encoding orotate phosphoribosyltransferase, with protein MAALAKFRPVDSGQHDKDELREIVRERSFRFGRYTLSSGIESDIYFNMKPTMMVARGAQLAALEFLKIAEQVKAEYVGGLEMGAVPVIGSMAAVSSVMNKPINTIFVRKAPKSHGTMDVIEGLGPKEDLEGKVVLIVDDVATSGKSILKAIEEVRRVGGIVRDAACLVDRDEGATALLAQHGVTLHSVLHASEFVERH; from the coding sequence ATGGCGGCACTGGCGAAATTCAGACCAGTTGATTCCGGCCAACACGACAAGGACGAACTCCGCGAGATTGTCCGTGAGCGCTCTTTTCGATTCGGACGCTACACGCTCTCGTCGGGCATAGAGAGCGACATCTATTTCAACATGAAGCCTACCATGATGGTGGCGCGAGGCGCGCAGCTTGCCGCTCTTGAGTTCCTAAAAATAGCTGAGCAAGTGAAAGCAGAGTACGTCGGCGGCCTTGAAATGGGAGCGGTCCCCGTAATCGGATCGATGGCGGCTGTCAGCTCGGTGATGAACAAACCCATAAACACGATCTTCGTTCGCAAGGCTCCAAAGTCCCATGGCACAATGGACGTGATTGAAGGTCTTGGGCCTAAAGAAGATCTCGAGGGAAAAGTGGTCCTGATCGTTGACGACGTTGCCACAAGCGGCAAGTCGATATTGAAGGCGATTGAAGAGGTTCGCCGCGTCGGCGGCATTGTGCGTGACGCTGCTTGCCTCGTGGACCGTGACGAGGGAGCTACGGCGCTGCTAGCCCAACATGGGGTCACGCTGCATTCCGTGCTGCATGCGAGCGAATTTGTGGAACGCCACTGA
- a CDS encoding ArsR/SmtB family transcription factor — MVSKKLIANAESAAAFLTLMGNEKRLLIMNYLADGEMSVGAIAEKVLLSQSALSQHLAKLRALDLVETRRDRQMIYYSCKSDAVRQLLNMLDGIFGEGELSQMAYRLRRSGT; from the coding sequence ATGGTCTCGAAAAAGCTAATCGCCAATGCCGAATCAGCGGCTGCGTTTCTGACGCTGATGGGCAACGAGAAACGATTGTTGATCATGAACTATCTTGCTGACGGTGAAATGTCGGTCGGCGCAATCGCCGAGAAGGTCCTGCTCAGCCAATCCGCCCTGTCACAGCATCTGGCCAAACTGCGGGCGCTCGATCTCGTCGAGACCCGGCGCGACCGGCAGATGATCTACTATTCCTGCAAATCCGATGCCGTGCGCCAACTTCTCAACATGCTGGACGGGATTTTCGGCGAAGGTGAGTTGTCGCAGATGGCGTACCGCCTGCGTCGCTCCGGGACTTGA